In the Candidatus Eisenbacteria bacterium genome, one interval contains:
- the groES gene encoding co-chaperone GroES, producing MNVRPLADRILVRRMEEQEMKKGGIIIPDTAKEKPQEGEVVAVGPGRMTEDGKRIAMDVKKGDRILIGKYSGTDVKIDGTEYTILREDDVLGILSEK from the coding sequence ATGAACGTTCGACCTCTTGCCGACCGCATTCTGGTTCGGCGCATGGAGGAGCAGGAGATGAAGAAGGGCGGGATCATCATTCCCGACACCGCGAAGGAGAAGCCTCAGGAGGGCGAGGTCGTGGCGGTCGGTCCTGGCCGCATGACCGAGGACGGGAAGCGCATCGCCATGGACGTGAAGAAGGGCGACCGGATCCTCATCGGCAAGTACAGCGGCACGGACGTCAAGATCGACGGCACCGAGTACACGATTCTCCGCGAGGACGACGTCCTCGGCATCCTGTCGGAGAAGTAG
- a CDS encoding sigma-54 dependent transcriptional regulator, with product MIASSPAMGRVLEQIRHLAPTRSTVLIQGEAGTGKSHVARVIHQQSPRRDGPFVEVSPAAVPHDLLATELLGVESPGGQDQPGLLERADSGTLFVKGIDEMPLPAQVHLLQVLADRDVVRQGSTQRRRLDLRVISSARRDLEGEVRDGRFRGDLHQRLSVVVIHLPPLRERLEDIPLLVEFFLRELRRDHHRRVSGLTRGLLERLARHPWPGNVRELRAALEGMVVSARGKRTLDLSDLPLGWKDADGQTKEMRLTVGMSLEEAERRLIEATLKETGFDKPRSAALLGIGLRTLYRKIQRYRIS from the coding sequence TTGATCGCTTCTTCGCCGGCGATGGGGCGCGTGCTGGAGCAGATCCGTCATCTGGCGCCGACCCGATCGACGGTCCTGATCCAGGGCGAGGCCGGAACGGGCAAGAGCCACGTGGCGCGCGTCATCCATCAGCAGAGCCCGCGCCGCGACGGCCCTTTCGTGGAAGTGAGCCCAGCGGCTGTCCCCCATGACCTTCTCGCCACGGAGTTGCTTGGCGTGGAGTCGCCGGGAGGCCAGGACCAGCCCGGGCTCCTGGAGCGCGCGGATTCCGGCACGCTGTTCGTGAAAGGCATCGATGAGATGCCGTTGCCGGCCCAGGTGCATCTGCTGCAGGTCCTCGCCGATCGCGACGTGGTGCGTCAAGGCTCGACGCAGCGGCGCCGGCTGGATCTGCGGGTGATCTCGAGCGCACGGCGCGATCTCGAAGGCGAAGTGCGCGACGGCCGCTTCCGCGGCGATCTCCACCAGCGGCTGAGCGTGGTGGTCATCCATCTGCCGCCGCTGCGCGAGCGGCTCGAGGACATTCCGCTGCTCGTGGAATTCTTCCTCCGCGAGCTCCGCCGGGACCATCACCGGCGGGTGAGCGGGCTCACGCGCGGGCTTCTCGAGCGCCTGGCCCGGCATCCGTGGCCGGGGAACGTGCGTGAGCTGCGCGCGGCGCTCGAAGGCATGGTGGTCTCCGCCCGCGGCAAGCGAACCCTCGATCTCTCCGATCTTCCGCTCGGATGGAAGGACGCCGATGGCCAGACGAAGGAGATGCGGTTGACGGTCGGCATGTCGCTCGAGGAAGCCGAGCGCCGATTGATCGAAGCGACCCTGAAGGAGACCGGATTCGACAAGCCACGATCCGCGGCCCTTCTGGGAATCGGCCTGAGGACGCTCTACCGCAAGATCCAGCGCTACCGGATCTCCTGA
- a CDS encoding redoxin domain-containing protein → MQATASTEVGQVAPEFRLKGPGGQFVTLSEYRRKKNVLLVFYPLAFSPVCSHQLPMIQKDLERFDSLDTEVLGISVDSYYANQAFALHLGLSFPLLSDLSRQTSIDYGMLIADRFYSERALFLIDREGRIAYRDVSADLDEIPSNDRVFETLERLRRPS, encoded by the coding sequence ATGCAGGCCACGGCATCAACGGAAGTCGGACAAGTCGCTCCGGAATTCAGGCTCAAGGGACCCGGCGGCCAATTCGTGACCCTCTCCGAATACCGTCGCAAGAAGAACGTCCTGCTCGTCTTCTACCCGCTCGCGTTCTCGCCGGTGTGCTCGCACCAGCTGCCGATGATCCAGAAGGATCTCGAGCGCTTCGATTCGCTCGATACGGAAGTGCTGGGGATCAGCGTCGACAGCTACTACGCCAACCAGGCCTTCGCCCTGCATCTCGGCCTGTCGTTTCCGCTGCTCTCCGACTTGTCGCGCCAGACGTCGATCGACTACGGAATGCTGATCGCCGACCGTTTCTACTCCGAGCGCGCGCTCTTCCTGATCGACCGCGAAGGGCGGATCGCCTACCGGGACGTCAGCGCAGATCTCGACGAGATCCCGAGCAACGATCGGGTGTTCGAAACGCTCGAGCGTCTGCGTCGGCCTTCCTAG
- a CDS encoding DUF255 domain-containing protein — MKLPLLLSALLLASSATTLQAGPDNVAWTSWDEGLQQARQLKRPVLVDVYTQWCGWCKRMHRDVYSREDVRDYLSQKFVTVKLDAEASEGARYEGRPYTSRTLASHFRITSYPTTLFLKSDGEHLVSVPGYIEADKFLLLLRYIGDGHLERGVTWDEFTAKRGK, encoded by the coding sequence GTGAAGCTGCCGCTGCTCCTCTCCGCCCTGCTCCTCGCCTCGTCGGCGACCACCCTGCAGGCCGGTCCGGACAACGTCGCGTGGACGAGCTGGGACGAAGGGCTGCAGCAGGCCCGGCAGCTCAAGCGCCCTGTCCTCGTCGACGTCTATACGCAGTGGTGCGGCTGGTGCAAGCGCATGCATCGCGATGTGTATTCGCGTGAGGACGTCCGCGATTACCTGAGCCAGAAGTTTGTCACCGTGAAGCTCGATGCGGAGGCCTCCGAAGGAGCCCGTTACGAAGGACGGCCGTACACGTCGCGGACGCTCGCCAGCCACTTCCGGATCACGAGCTATCCCACGACGCTGTTCCTGAAGTCGGATGGCGAGCATCTGGTGAGCGTTCCAGGCTACATCGAGGCCGACAAGTTCCTGCTCCTCCTGCGCTACATCGGCGACGGACATCTCGAACGTGGCGTCACCTGGGACGAATTCACCGCCAAGCGCGGCAAGTAG
- a CDS encoding metallophosphoesterase yields the protein MSQWFFTSDLHGQGALYEQLVGLVAAHTPRAVLIGGDLCQHAAGPEGVAHQRVFLQGTLVEFARRLHEASPETELLLLMGNDDWAANMPSLETHHGRLWHVLHERVVEIGGVPVAGLSWVPITPFAIKDWERWDDGEFETPARLDGWSSRTGAVTPCRFDPETRTPTIAAALEDLATRAPADDTVFVLHSPPHGTRCDVIHSGRHVGSRAIRRFVEARQPPLVLAGHIHESPRTSSSYRDALGRTIVVNPGQFGTSRLCGVWFDPAAPAATLRHTVYDA from the coding sequence GTGTCTCAGTGGTTCTTCACTTCCGATCTCCATGGACAGGGCGCGCTCTACGAACAACTGGTGGGGCTGGTCGCCGCGCACACGCCTCGCGCGGTGCTGATCGGGGGCGACCTCTGCCAGCATGCCGCGGGCCCCGAAGGCGTGGCGCATCAGCGGGTTTTCCTGCAGGGGACGCTGGTGGAATTCGCGCGACGCCTCCACGAAGCCTCGCCCGAGACCGAGCTGCTCCTGCTGATGGGCAACGACGACTGGGCCGCCAACATGCCGTCACTGGAAACGCACCATGGCCGTCTATGGCACGTGCTCCACGAACGGGTGGTGGAGATCGGCGGCGTGCCGGTCGCAGGATTGTCGTGGGTTCCGATCACGCCGTTCGCGATCAAGGACTGGGAGCGCTGGGATGATGGCGAATTCGAAACCCCCGCGCGGCTGGACGGATGGTCGAGCCGCACCGGCGCCGTGACACCGTGCCGATTCGATCCCGAAACGCGCACGCCGACCATCGCGGCGGCGCTGGAGGATCTGGCCACGCGAGCTCCCGCGGACGACACGGTGTTCGTGCTGCATTCGCCGCCGCACGGCACGCGCTGCGACGTCATCCACTCGGGACGCCACGTGGGCTCGCGCGCGATCCGCAGGTTCGTCGAGGCGCGGCAGCCACCTCTGGTGCTGGCCGGCCACATCCACGAGTCCCCTCGGACCTCGTCCTCCTATCGCGATGCCCTGGGACGGACCATCGTGGTCAATCCCGGGCAGTTCGGCACGTCCCGATTGTGCGGGGTGTGGTTCGATCCTGCGGCTCCGGCCGCCACGTTGCGCCATACCGTCTACGACGCTTGA
- the corA gene encoding magnesium/cobalt transporter CorA has product MIRAWRADDSGATNVDPAEAVRLATAGAAMVWLDFDCEEPATIEALLAPLQIHPLAIEDMVQQINRPKADDYGSYLYLVVHSARWESNDKVSLREIDLLVGEHFLVTYHDGSTRSIAAAHELLPRRPGLLARGPAGMLHHLLDVLVDHYLPIMDQISEEIDELENLVFRAADRAVHPRILRLKRGMAALRRVVGPERDTVLALTRDEYAPIPPAVRPYLRDVYDRLARVNDLLDSFRDEIAGLLELHVSVVSNRLNQVIKVLTVIATLGLPLTVVTSYYGMNFQLPAYQWKYGEVYVLGLLVLLVGGTWWYLKRQRWL; this is encoded by the coding sequence ATGATCCGCGCTTGGCGCGCCGATGATTCCGGCGCGACGAACGTGGATCCCGCCGAGGCCGTGCGGCTCGCGACGGCGGGCGCTGCGATGGTGTGGCTCGACTTCGACTGCGAGGAGCCCGCCACCATCGAGGCCTTGCTCGCCCCGCTGCAGATCCATCCCCTCGCCATCGAGGACATGGTCCAGCAGATCAACCGCCCCAAGGCCGACGACTACGGCTCCTATCTCTACCTGGTCGTTCATTCCGCGCGGTGGGAATCCAACGACAAGGTGAGCCTCCGCGAGATCGACCTGCTGGTGGGAGAGCACTTCCTGGTGACGTACCACGATGGTTCCACGCGCTCCATCGCCGCCGCGCACGAGCTGCTTCCGCGACGCCCGGGGCTGCTCGCGAGAGGCCCGGCCGGGATGCTTCACCATCTGCTCGACGTGCTGGTCGATCACTACCTGCCGATCATGGACCAGATCTCGGAAGAGATCGACGAGCTGGAGAATCTGGTCTTTCGGGCCGCGGACCGGGCAGTCCATCCGCGCATTCTGCGGTTGAAGCGGGGCATGGCCGCGCTGCGCCGCGTCGTCGGTCCTGAGCGCGACACCGTGCTGGCGCTGACGCGCGACGAATACGCTCCGATTCCGCCCGCAGTCCGGCCGTACCTGCGCGACGTCTACGACCGGCTGGCCAGGGTCAACGATCTCCTCGACTCGTTTCGCGACGAGATCGCGGGGCTGCTGGAGCTGCACGTGTCGGTGGTGTCCAACCGGCTCAATCAGGTCATCAAGGTGCTCACCGTCATCGCCACGCTCGGTCTTCCGCTCACCGTGGTGACGAGCTATTACGGCATGAACTTCCAGCTCCCGGCATACCAATGGAAGTACGGCGAGGTCTACGTGCTCGGGCTCCTCGTCCTGCTGGTCGGCGGGACGTGGTGGTATCTCAAGCGCCAGCGCTGGCTCTAG
- a CDS encoding histone deacetylase has protein sequence MPRMANHGAVVYSPAYHCDIGPHVFPVEKFAWVRRSLIESGDVREEDILEPAEAPEADLELVHTREYLDDLRALRWTTRTACSELPLTAEIVRAYVLAAGGTTLAAREALRLGAGVNLGGGFHHAFAALASGFCYINDLAVAVRVLQRDGLIERAAVVDCDLHQGNGTAHLFRDDPAVFTFSIHQENLYPVKEKSDLDIGLENGTGDQEFNRQLAEALESVWAHRPDIVLYQAGADPFEDDQLGALKLSFEGLETRDRLVLEGCHRRAIPAVVTLGGGYARRVPDTVRIHARTCQIALRLAALGTAE, from the coding sequence ATGCCTCGCATGGCGAACCATGGGGCCGTCGTCTACTCGCCGGCCTACCACTGCGACATCGGACCCCACGTGTTTCCGGTGGAGAAATTCGCCTGGGTGCGGCGCAGCCTGATCGAGAGCGGCGATGTCCGCGAGGAAGACATCCTCGAGCCCGCCGAAGCCCCCGAAGCCGACCTCGAGCTGGTGCACACGCGCGAGTACCTCGACGATCTCAGGGCCCTGCGGTGGACCACCCGCACCGCCTGCTCGGAGCTTCCGCTGACCGCCGAGATCGTGCGCGCCTACGTCCTGGCGGCGGGAGGGACCACGCTCGCCGCTCGCGAAGCGCTGCGGCTCGGCGCCGGCGTGAACCTGGGTGGCGGCTTCCATCATGCGTTCGCCGCCCTCGCTTCCGGTTTCTGCTACATCAATGACCTCGCGGTCGCGGTCCGGGTGCTGCAGCGCGACGGTCTGATCGAGCGCGCGGCCGTGGTGGATTGCGATCTCCATCAAGGCAATGGAACCGCGCACCTGTTTCGCGACGACCCCGCGGTGTTCACCTTCTCCATCCATCAGGAGAACCTCTATCCGGTGAAAGAGAAGAGCGACCTCGATATCGGGCTGGAGAACGGAACCGGCGACCAGGAGTTCAACCGCCAGCTCGCCGAGGCGCTGGAATCCGTGTGGGCTCATCGGCCCGACATCGTGCTCTACCAGGCGGGAGCCGATCCGTTCGAGGACGATCAGCTCGGCGCGCTGAAGCTCAGCTTCGAGGGGCTCGAGACCCGAGACCGGCTGGTGCTCGAGGGATGTCACCGCCGCGCCATTCCCGCCGTGGTCACGCTCGGCGGAGGCTACGCGCGCCGCGTGCCCGATACGGTGCGCATTCACGCGCGCACCTGCCAGATCGCGCTTCGTCTCGCCGCGCTCGGAACCGCGGAATGA